In a genomic window of uncultured Flavobacterium sp.:
- a CDS encoding sigma-70 family RNA polymerase sigma factor, whose product MKTSILEFSTFDDITLWTNLKVGDEKSFSMLFERYYADLVSYGNSLSPFHEKVQDCIQDVFTDIWVYRNSLQSSVVVKAYLLSSVRKRIARLHERDHIFRKATNTDSIAFLLEFSVEHELIDDDYATKEKVTYLNKLLNDLPPRQKEALYLRYHQGLTVEQIAEMLDVNYQSASNLLYRGLMALRKEWKGSFSLFLLLSSSTF is encoded by the coding sequence ATGAAAACCTCAATCTTAGAATTTAGCACCTTTGATGATATTACCCTTTGGACTAACCTGAAAGTGGGAGATGAAAAATCCTTCTCGATGTTGTTTGAAAGATATTATGCAGATTTAGTGAGTTATGGAAATTCACTTTCTCCATTTCATGAAAAAGTACAAGATTGTATTCAGGATGTTTTTACTGATATTTGGGTTTATCGCAATTCATTACAGTCGTCTGTGGTTGTAAAAGCTTATTTATTATCAAGCGTACGCAAGAGAATTGCGAGACTTCATGAACGTGATCATATTTTTAGAAAAGCAACAAACACAGATTCTATTGCGTTTTTGCTGGAGTTTTCTGTAGAGCACGAACTTATAGATGATGATTATGCAACTAAAGAAAAAGTTACTTATCTCAATAAATTATTAAATGATTTACCGCCTCGTCAAAAAGAAGCTTTGTATTTAAGATATCATCAAGGACTTACTGTAGAACAAATTGCTGAAATGCTTGATGTTAATTATCAATCGGCTAGTAATTTATTATATCGTGGTTTAATGGCACTTCGCAAAGAATGGAAAGGTAGTTTTTCGTTATTTCTACTACTATCTTCAAGTACTTTTTAA
- a CDS encoding FecR family protein, with product MQKRNTYTEIEDFLSDESFQSWILLKIDNDGWEEWTLESRQRAKLVEDARHLLLAMKVPDSKLSTSDIRRALETTWLKIEGKENQNNLSENSNSRFVRKCFLAGVAATLVFGLISTWFYKNNFQTENKVVTYKELIDENSEGLVEQTNNSDKPQIITLSDGSSVLLQPNSKLSYPKIFTGNERKVYLSGEGFFEISKNPKKPFYVYANEIVTKVVGTSFRVKAYSDQPDVEVLVRTGKVKVRSNEMVSKSEHEEIVLLPNQALRFVRNDLKFNKITNITEDVELAQSVGNIEQLSFEFSDIPVSQIFQTIEQAYLVDIDYPKDKLKDCHLTTSLSDQPLTEKLKIVCKSIGNNTSFEMNGNQITITSEGCN from the coding sequence ATGCAAAAACGTAATACATATACCGAAATAGAGGATTTTTTATCTGACGAATCCTTTCAATCATGGATTTTATTAAAAATCGATAATGATGGTTGGGAAGAGTGGACTTTAGAAAGTCGTCAACGTGCCAAATTAGTCGAAGACGCGAGGCATTTATTGTTGGCAATGAAAGTTCCGGATTCAAAATTATCAACCTCAGATATTCGCAGAGCGTTAGAAACAACGTGGTTGAAAATCGAGGGAAAAGAAAATCAAAATAATTTATCTGAAAACTCAAATAGTCGATTCGTTAGAAAATGTTTTCTTGCCGGAGTCGCAGCAACTTTAGTTTTTGGATTAATATCTACTTGGTTTTACAAAAATAACTTCCAGACAGAAAATAAAGTTGTCACTTACAAAGAACTTATTGATGAAAATAGTGAAGGATTGGTGGAACAAACCAACAATTCTGATAAACCGCAAATTATCACATTATCTGATGGTAGTTCGGTTTTATTACAACCCAATAGTAAATTAAGTTACCCTAAAATCTTTACCGGAAACGAAAGAAAGGTGTATTTATCCGGCGAAGGTTTCTTTGAAATTAGTAAAAATCCTAAAAAACCTTTTTACGTTTATGCAAACGAGATTGTCACAAAGGTAGTTGGAACTAGTTTTAGAGTTAAAGCTTATTCTGATCAGCCTGATGTCGAAGTTCTTGTTCGCACCGGTAAAGTTAAGGTTAGGTCTAACGAAATGGTTTCGAAATCAGAACATGAAGAGATCGTTTTACTTCCCAATCAGGCATTGCGATTTGTGCGTAATGATCTAAAGTTCAATAAAATTACAAATATCACTGAAGATGTTGAACTGGCTCAAAGTGTTGGAAACATCGAACAATTAAGTTTTGAATTTAGCGATATTCCGGTTTCTCAGATTTTTCAAACTATCGAACAAGCTTATTTGGTTGATATTGATTATCCTAAAGACAAACTAAAAGATTGTCATCTCACAACTTCATTGAGCGATCAGCCATTGACAGAAAAATTGAAAATTGTCTGTAAAAGCATTGGCAATAATACCAGTTTTGAAATGAACGGAAATCAAATTACTATAACATCAGAAGGCTGTAATTAA
- a CDS encoding SusC/RagA family TonB-linked outer membrane protein: MKKPVVKQRLLHRIMKITLFQFVLALVFSSVAMANDVNGQKKLDTKVTITVENLTLDNALSKIEKSAHVKFSYNSRLPQLNQKVSIEANQETLSSILDRILLPFNITFAEVSNQIILQKNVSNPFANSDNHDSLFEILVGPTIKGKVTDSAGNPLPGATVMAKGTKTAVLTDFDGNFTIEVPANSDRLVISYVGMETKEIDTNNTTPTIVLNEVGQNLKEVVVTTGYEKTSKRTFTGAISKISATELKVDGVVDVSRMIEGKAAGVTVQNVTGTFGTAPKITVRGSSSIFGDTKPLWVIDGVVQEDIINISFSDLASGNSETLLSSSVAGLNANDIQNIEILKDASATSIYGSRSLNGVVVVTTKQGRRDSPLKVSYSVENTVRTVPSYSQYDILNSQESMSILKELEGYGGDGKGFLEIASSLNGRFGGVYNILAKQIDTYNTSGGKFGVRNDEVSRNQFLKKYELGNTDWFSVLFRPSITQNHSLSFSGGGKNNTFYASLGYYTDPGWTIADNVKQLTSNIKGTFYINDRLNLTLSTMGSIRNQTAPGSYESKSDPVYGSVNREFDINPFKYVLNTSRTLRPYDDNGNLEYYRNNWAPMNIINELQNNTLDIKVNDIRFQLDLEYKLNNHLTYNLTGSARYANTSREHKIYEDSNVAAAYKAGTALSSEGENAIVQDANIFLYRDPDNLTAPKVSVLPNGGFLRKFTNDMTSYNIRNSVNYRNTFNDKHEVEGFFGTELRSVDRNSDNFTAVGLQFDRGLTPFIDPRLISKIVNDGDSYYGFDAERERTVGFFGKVGYTYDRRYTASLTGRYDGSNRQGNSGSNRWLPTYTVSGKWNITEENFMRNVKSINNLALRASYGLTATAGPATNSLAIYKSFITDRLFLANRESKISIDELQNGDLTWEKQYETNIGLDLGMFNNRVQFVTDVYTRNAFDLVDFVTTSGVGGESIKQGNNADMRTKGIEVGFTTQNIVTNNFKWSTTLNFSVYDQKITKLQNKPSAFSLVNGNGGNALGSPRNSIYSYEFTGLNNQGLPTFKLQDGAENNMTDADFQDTKDVTKYLKYEGSIEPNKSIGLANTFTYKNWSLYVFIVGSGGNKVRLNPVYDSVYDDLTVFTKDFTNRWINPGDENITNVPVIADKRLIENNGGERTLAKAYNTYNYSDVRIADGDFVRLKNISLGWEFPKDFKRKLGVSTFTLKGSAVNPWLIYSDKRLNGQDPEFRNTGGVAFPITSQYTFAINLSF; encoded by the coding sequence ATGAAAAAACCAGTTGTTAAACAACGATTACTCCATCGAATCATGAAAATAACACTATTTCAGTTTGTCCTTGCGCTTGTGTTTTCAAGTGTTGCAATGGCGAACGATGTAAATGGGCAAAAAAAATTAGATACCAAAGTCACAATTACAGTTGAAAATTTGACATTGGATAATGCATTATCTAAAATTGAAAAGTCTGCACATGTAAAATTTTCCTATAATTCCAGATTACCACAATTGAACCAAAAGGTTAGTATTGAGGCAAATCAGGAAACATTATCCAGTATTCTGGACAGAATATTGCTTCCGTTTAATATAACATTTGCAGAAGTTAGTAACCAGATTATTTTGCAAAAAAATGTTAGTAATCCATTTGCAAATTCAGATAATCATGATTCATTATTTGAAATATTAGTAGGCCCAACTATCAAAGGAAAAGTTACTGATTCAGCTGGAAATCCTTTGCCTGGAGCAACAGTAATGGCAAAAGGAACTAAAACAGCAGTATTAACGGATTTTGATGGTAATTTTACTATCGAAGTACCCGCTAATAGCGATAGACTTGTGATTTCTTATGTAGGTATGGAGACAAAAGAAATTGATACAAACAATACAACACCAACTATTGTTTTAAATGAAGTAGGACAAAACCTGAAAGAAGTTGTCGTTACTACTGGTTACGAAAAAACTTCTAAAAGAACATTTACCGGAGCAATTAGTAAAATCTCGGCAACTGAATTGAAAGTTGATGGTGTAGTTGATGTGAGTAGAATGATTGAAGGAAAAGCAGCAGGGGTAACGGTTCAAAACGTAACTGGAACTTTTGGTACAGCGCCAAAAATCACGGTTCGTGGATCTTCATCAATCTTTGGAGATACAAAACCTTTATGGGTTATTGATGGTGTTGTTCAGGAAGATATCATTAATATTTCGTTTTCTGATTTAGCTTCGGGTAACTCTGAAACTTTGTTGAGTTCTTCTGTAGCAGGTTTAAATGCTAATGATATTCAGAATATAGAAATCTTAAAAGATGCATCGGCAACTTCTATTTATGGTTCAAGATCATTAAATGGAGTTGTGGTTGTAACTACAAAACAAGGACGTAGAGATTCACCTTTAAAAGTGAGTTATTCTGTTGAAAATACAGTAAGAACAGTTCCAAGTTATTCGCAATATGACATTTTAAATTCTCAGGAATCTATGAGTATTTTAAAAGAATTAGAAGGATATGGCGGAGACGGTAAAGGATTCCTTGAAATTGCATCATCGCTTAACGGAAGATTTGGTGGAGTTTATAATATTTTAGCAAAACAAATCGACACTTACAATACATCAGGAGGTAAGTTTGGAGTTAGAAATGACGAAGTTAGCCGTAATCAATTTTTAAAGAAATACGAATTAGGAAATACAGATTGGTTTAGCGTTTTATTCAGACCTTCGATCACTCAAAATCACTCTTTGAGTTTTTCAGGCGGTGGAAAAAACAATACTTTCTACGCATCTCTTGGTTATTATACAGATCCGGGATGGACTATTGCTGATAATGTAAAACAATTGACTTCTAATATAAAAGGTACTTTTTATATCAATGACAGATTAAATCTTACTTTATCTACAATGGGTTCGATTCGTAATCAAACTGCACCGGGAAGTTACGAAAGCAAATCAGATCCTGTATACGGAAGCGTAAACAGAGAATTTGACATCAATCCGTTTAAGTATGTTTTAAATACAAGCAGAACTTTAAGACCTTATGATGATAATGGAAATTTAGAATATTACAGAAATAACTGGGCTCCAATGAATATTATCAATGAGCTTCAGAATAATACTTTGGATATAAAAGTAAATGATATTCGTTTTCAATTGGATTTAGAATATAAATTAAACAATCATTTAACTTATAATCTTACAGGTTCAGCAAGATATGCTAATACTTCAAGAGAGCACAAAATTTATGAAGATTCAAACGTTGCTGCAGCTTACAAAGCCGGTACAGCGTTGAGTTCTGAAGGTGAAAATGCAATTGTTCAGGATGCAAATATCTTTTTATACCGTGATCCGGATAATTTGACTGCACCAAAAGTTTCTGTACTTCCAAATGGTGGATTTTTAAGAAAATTTACAAACGATATGACTTCTTATAACATTAGAAATAGTGTTAATTATAGAAATACATTTAATGATAAACATGAAGTGGAAGGTTTCTTTGGTACAGAGCTTAGATCTGTAGACAGAAACAGCGATAATTTTACAGCTGTAGGACTTCAGTTTGACCGCGGACTTACACCTTTTATAGATCCAAGATTGATTTCTAAAATCGTAAATGATGGTGATTCTTATTATGGTTTTGATGCCGAAAGAGAAAGAACTGTTGGTTTCTTCGGAAAAGTAGGATATACTTATGATCGTCGTTATACTGCGTCTCTTACAGGTCGTTATGACGGTTCTAACAGACAAGGAAACAGCGGTTCTAACAGATGGTTGCCAACTTATACTGTAAGTGGAAAATGGAATATTACTGAAGAAAATTTCATGAGAAATGTTAAGTCTATCAACAATTTAGCATTAAGAGCTTCTTACGGACTTACAGCAACTGCTGGGCCAGCGACAAACTCATTGGCGATTTACAAAAGTTTCATCACAGACCGTCTTTTTCTTGCAAACAGAGAATCTAAAATTTCAATTGATGAATTGCAAAATGGTGATTTAACTTGGGAAAAACAATACGAAACTAACATTGGTTTAGACTTGGGAATGTTTAACAACAGAGTACAATTTGTAACAGATGTTTATACTCGTAATGCTTTTGATTTAGTTGATTTTGTGACAACTTCTGGTGTTGGAGGAGAAAGTATCAAGCAAGGTAATAATGCTGATATGAGAACTAAAGGTATTGAGGTAGGTTTCACGACTCAAAATATTGTAACTAATAATTTTAAATGGTCAACAACACTTAATTTCTCTGTTTATGATCAAAAAATTACAAAATTACAGAACAAACCATCTGCTTTTAGTTTAGTAAACGGAAACGGTGGAAATGCATTAGGAAGCCCAAGAAATTCAATTTATTCTTATGAATTTACAGGATTAAATAATCAGGGATTACCAACTTTTAAATTGCAAGACGGAGCTGAAAATAATATGACAGATGCAGATTTTCAAGATACAAAAGATGTAACTAAATATTTGAAATATGAAGGTTCTATTGAACCAAATAAATCTATTGGTTTAGCAAATACTTTTACGTATAAAAACTGGTCATTATATGTATTTATTGTTGGTTCAGGAGGAAATAAAGTTCGTTTGAATCCAGTTTATGACAGCGTTTATGATGATTTGACAGTATTTACAAAAGACTTCACAAATCGTTGGATTAATCCTGGAGACGAAAACATTACAAATGTTCCGGTTATCGCAGACAAAAGATTAATTGAAAATAATGGAGGAGAGCGCACATTAGCAAAAGCTTACAACACTTATAACTATTCTGATGTTAGAATTGCTGATGGTGATTTCGTGAGATTAAAAAACATCTCATTAGGTTGGGAATTTCCTAAGGATTTCAAGAGAAAATTAGGAGTTAGCACATTTACATTAAAAGGATCAGCAGTAAATCCTTGGTTAATTTATTCAGATAAAAGACTTAACGGTCAGGATCCTGAATTCCGTAACACAGGAGGTGTAGCTTTTCCAATTACATCACAATATACATTCGCCATAAACCTTTCATTCTAA
- a CDS encoding RagB/SusD family nutrient uptake outer membrane protein: MKNIKIALSLLILVGFSSCDDFLSETPDNRLQIDTPEKISELLTDAYPDGTYIDIAETMTDNVSDNKSSLVNINNAQNYNWELQDDQTGRDTQGFYWNAAYKAIATANQALASIKELGDGPNLNPQKGEALLARAYAHFMLVSIWSNRYNPATAGTDLGIPYVTEPEKVLIATYKRNSVREVFELIQADIEEGLKYVTNDYRTDYLKYHFNKEAAKAFAARFYIAKGDWKRVLELTDGLGNKPVGKLRDWVAYNSYDFPNKPIEYAKNTQVTNLLIGSPSSICGRATTSNRFAFTRANERDQILGSDTNIFNKDWLIDISIQGASGANVAVYKFNEYFKYTNVTAQIGLPFTGVVLFSNDEMFLNRIEAHVMTNQLDVATAELEYFLGTRTDGYDSTTDVLTKDMVLEKYPVIANEYTPFYSLSPEQTSYIKAITEARRREFLHEGLRWFDIKRFNLVVVHNTYNPQGQITKNNVLVKDDKRRAVQIPLNASNNGIELNPR, encoded by the coding sequence ATGAAAAATATAAAAATAGCTTTATCACTATTAATACTTGTTGGTTTTAGTAGTTGCGATGATTTCCTTTCGGAAACACCAGATAACAGATTACAGATTGATACACCAGAAAAAATATCAGAATTATTGACAGACGCATATCCGGACGGTACTTATATCGATATTGCCGAAACGATGACTGATAACGTATCTGATAATAAAAGTTCACTTGTAAACATAAACAATGCTCAAAATTACAATTGGGAATTGCAAGATGATCAAACTGGTAGAGATACTCAGGGTTTTTACTGGAATGCCGCTTACAAAGCAATTGCAACAGCAAATCAGGCTTTAGCATCAATCAAAGAACTTGGAGACGGTCCTAACCTAAATCCTCAAAAAGGAGAAGCATTGCTTGCAAGAGCTTACGCTCATTTTATGTTGGTTTCAATTTGGTCAAATCGTTACAATCCGGCAACAGCAGGAACAGATTTAGGAATTCCTTATGTAACTGAACCAGAAAAAGTTTTAATTGCAACCTACAAACGTAATTCAGTAAGAGAAGTTTTTGAACTAATCCAAGCAGATATTGAAGAAGGATTGAAATATGTTACGAATGATTACAGAACTGATTATTTAAAATATCATTTTAATAAAGAAGCTGCAAAAGCTTTCGCAGCAAGATTTTATATTGCAAAAGGAGATTGGAAACGTGTATTAGAACTTACAGACGGATTAGGAAATAAACCAGTTGGAAAACTTAGAGACTGGGTTGCTTATAACTCTTATGATTTTCCTAATAAACCAATCGAATATGCTAAGAATACACAAGTTACAAACCTATTAATAGGATCTCCAAGTTCAATTTGCGGAAGAGCAACAACTTCAAACAGATTTGCTTTTACAAGAGCAAACGAAAGAGATCAGATACTTGGCAGCGATACTAATATATTCAACAAAGATTGGTTAATTGATATTTCAATTCAAGGAGCAAGCGGAGCAAATGTGGCAGTATATAAATTCAATGAGTATTTTAAATATACAAATGTAACGGCGCAAATCGGTCTTCCATTTACAGGAGTTGTACTTTTTTCGAACGACGAAATGTTCTTAAACCGTATCGAAGCTCACGTTATGACAAATCAATTAGATGTTGCTACAGCAGAGTTAGAATATTTCCTTGGAACAAGAACAGACGGATATGACAGCACTACAGATGTATTGACAAAAGATATGGTGTTAGAAAAATATCCTGTTATTGCTAATGAATATACACCTTTTTATTCTTTATCTCCAGAGCAAACTTCTTATATCAAAGCAATTACAGAAGCAAGAAGAAGAGAGTTTTTACACGAAGGACTAAGATGGTTTGACATCAAGAGATTCAATTTGGTTGTAGTACACAATACTTATAATCCACAAGGACAAATAACTAAGAACAATGTCTTGGTTAAAGATGACAAGCGTCGTGCGGTACAAATACCACTAAATGCATCTAATAATGGAATTGAACTAAATCCGAGATAA
- a CDS encoding putative zinc-binding metallopeptidase: MKLIKQYKNIVLAVGILTLASCSQEDQPKESLLDFTPKVKTDLDKWIDQNYIDPYNISVQYEWNQNVVDNNRFLFPPEVDKVQPALEIIKKIWIDSYTTIGGKDFVKIIAPRDFVLVGGVNVNPDDVSNTLGLAEGGKRISLFQVDYVDKKNRASVTEFVHTIQHEYVHILNQTKIFDVEAWAKITPKDYTSDPFSISDGEAQELGFITAYARSNYTEDFAETAAIILLSSKEEYAALLASIVNPAGVDAIKKKEALVVQYYRDAFNIDFYELRDEAQKNTTDVLND, translated from the coding sequence ATGAAATTAATTAAACAATATAAAAATATAGTACTGGCTGTTGGTATTTTGACACTTGCATCTTGTTCTCAGGAAGATCAGCCAAAGGAAAGTTTATTGGATTTTACTCCAAAAGTAAAAACTGATTTAGACAAATGGATCGATCAAAACTATATCGATCCTTATAATATAAGTGTACAATATGAGTGGAATCAAAATGTTGTAGATAATAATAGATTTTTATTTCCGCCAGAGGTTGACAAAGTACAGCCAGCATTAGAAATAATCAAAAAAATATGGATCGATAGTTATACAACAATCGGAGGAAAAGATTTCGTTAAGATCATTGCGCCAAGAGATTTTGTTTTGGTTGGAGGAGTAAACGTGAATCCTGATGATGTCTCAAATACTTTAGGTTTGGCCGAAGGAGGAAAGAGAATCTCTCTTTTTCAGGTTGATTATGTAGACAAGAAAAACCGTGCTAGTGTAACGGAATTTGTTCATACAATTCAGCATGAATATGTGCATATTTTAAATCAAACTAAAATTTTTGATGTAGAAGCCTGGGCAAAAATAACGCCTAAAGATTATACCTCAGATCCATTTAGTATTTCAGATGGAGAAGCTCAGGAACTTGGTTTTATTACCGCCTATGCAAGATCAAATTATACAGAAGATTTTGCAGAAACAGCAGCGATAATTTTACTTAGTTCAAAAGAAGAATATGCGGCTTTGCTTGCAAGTATTGTAAATCCGGCCGGAGTTGATGCTATTAAGAAAAAAGAAGCACTTGTAGTTCAATACTATAGAGACGCTTTTAATATAGATTTTTATGAGCTAAGAGACGAAGCACAGAAGAATACCACAGATGTTCTAAATGATTAA
- a CDS encoding DUF4302 domain-containing protein, with product MKTKNIFKYILLIILMLQVNSCVSTDAEQKFDETPTERLNKQKKELNDLLLSSDQGWKAVYYTDDNQLGGFTHLFKFLPNGKVTMASDFDDDTNKHDSQYEIQLGSTVSVVFTTKNKIHLLSDSGNSPLAPGRGFLGDFQFLFYGVENGDLVFRTNRTVKEVRFVKATAQDWDDLAGNTIMNKNLTGDINSPLFRTLETTDGTTVKKYELNFNPVVRFGTASPLEAGNAETLKLAVAYTPTGITVKPAVTVGSQKLSAFAYNETDDNFVATGTGGAKATIQFTNAPPRLTDDYKLFLEGGGQITIGYIAANLANAGTNSPYAKAILAKVNASLPANQKIARVQIAFNDPLNGNYIAYTFTGGKASIYHFFTTTEDAVNKTIILTDDGWIGTPAARAFLKILDDEITNPKGLYLKKESFTIFYTNVIYTYASAAAPFRLTNYKF from the coding sequence ATGAAAACTAAAAATATATTTAAGTATATACTGCTTATTATTTTGATGTTGCAAGTAAATAGTTGTGTTAGTACAGATGCTGAACAAAAGTTTGACGAAACGCCAACTGAGCGACTAAACAAGCAAAAAAAGGAACTAAATGATTTATTACTTTCTTCTGATCAAGGATGGAAAGCAGTTTATTATACAGATGATAATCAATTAGGAGGATTTACACATCTGTTTAAATTTCTTCCTAATGGAAAAGTAACTATGGCTTCGGATTTTGATGATGATACAAATAAGCATGATAGTCAGTATGAAATTCAATTAGGAAGTACTGTAAGTGTGGTTTTTACGACAAAAAATAAAATCCATTTATTGTCAGATTCAGGTAATTCTCCACTTGCTCCGGGAAGAGGTTTTTTAGGTGATTTTCAGTTTTTATTTTACGGAGTAGAAAATGGAGACCTTGTTTTCAGAACCAATAGAACTGTAAAAGAAGTTCGTTTTGTAAAAGCAACAGCTCAAGATTGGGATGATTTAGCAGGAAATACAATCATGAACAAAAACCTGACAGGTGATATTAATAGCCCGTTATTCAGAACGCTTGAAACTACAGACGGAACAACAGTTAAAAAATACGAGCTTAACTTTAATCCAGTAGTTCGATTTGGAACAGCATCTCCTTTAGAAGCTGGAAATGCCGAAACGCTTAAATTGGCAGTTGCCTATACACCAACTGGAATAACTGTAAAACCTGCAGTTACTGTTGGATCACAAAAATTATCGGCTTTCGCTTATAATGAAACCGATGATAACTTTGTTGCAACTGGAACAGGCGGCGCAAAAGCTACAATTCAATTTACAAATGCACCACCAAGATTAACAGATGATTATAAACTGTTTTTAGAAGGCGGAGGACAAATTACAATAGGATATATAGCTGCGAATTTAGCAAATGCCGGTACCAATTCACCTTACGCTAAAGCAATATTAGCGAAAGTAAACGCTAGTTTGCCTGCAAATCAAAAAATTGCGAGAGTTCAGATAGCTTTTAATGATCCGTTGAATGGTAATTACATTGCGTATACATTTACTGGAGGAAAAGCATCGATTTATCACTTTTTCACCACTACAGAAGATGCAGTAAATAAGACCATTATCTTAACTGATGACGGTTGGATAGGAACTCCGGCAGCAAGAGCATTCTTGAAAATCTTAGATGACGAAATCACAAATCCTAAAGGATTATACCTTAAAAAAGAATCGTTTACAATCTTCTATACGAATGTTATTTACACTTATGCAAGTGCAGCTGCACCGTTTAGATTGACAAACTACAAGTTTTAA
- the fabG gene encoding 3-oxoacyl-[acyl-carrier-protein] reductase, translating to MKLLEGKVAIITGASRGIGRGIAEVFAKHGANVAFTYSSSVASAEALEAELNSLGVKAKGYQSNAADFNEAQAFVEAVLADFGTVDILINNAGITKDNLLMRMSEADFDQVIDVNLKSVFNMTKAIQKTFLKQRAGSIINISSVVGVSGNAGQTNYAASKAGAIGFTKSVALELGSRNIRCNAIAPGFIETEMTAKLPEDVVKGWREGIPLKRGGTVEDVANACLFLASDMSAYVTGQVLNVCGGMLT from the coding sequence ATGAAATTACTAGAAGGAAAAGTTGCCATCATTACGGGCGCTAGTCGTGGAATTGGAAGAGGAATCGCTGAAGTTTTTGCTAAACATGGTGCAAACGTTGCTTTTACATACAGCTCATCTGTAGCATCTGCAGAAGCGCTGGAAGCTGAGTTGAACAGTTTAGGAGTTAAAGCAAAAGGATACCAGTCAAATGCGGCCGATTTTAATGAAGCACAAGCTTTTGTTGAAGCTGTTTTAGCTGATTTTGGAACAGTTGATATTTTGATTAACAACGCCGGAATTACAAAAGATAACCTATTAATGCGTATGTCTGAGGCTGATTTTGACCAGGTTATTGATGTCAATTTGAAGTCAGTATTTAATATGACAAAAGCAATTCAAAAAACTTTCTTAAAACAACGCGCAGGTTCTATCATCAATATTAGTTCAGTTGTTGGAGTATCAGGAAACGCAGGACAAACGAACTATGCAGCATCTAAAGCTGGTGCAATTGGTTTTACAAAATCAGTAGCATTAGAATTAGGTTCACGTAATATTCGTTGTAATGCAATTGCTCCGGGATTTATCGAAACTGAAATGACAGCAAAATTACCGGAAGATGTAGTAAAAGGATGGAGAGAAGGAATTCCGTTGAAACGCGGAGGAACAGTAGAAGATGTAGCAAATGCTTGTCTTTTCCTTGCTTCAGATATGAGCGCATACGTTACAGGACAAGTCCTTAATGTTTGCGGAGGAATGTTGACATAA
- a CDS encoding LysR family transcriptional regulator gives MDFRLKVFYTVALRLNFTKAATELYISQPAVSKHIQELEETYKTKLFERNGSKIALTPAGEILLKHTKNIFEIYREIDFDMSSFINERQGLLRLGASTTIAQYLISPVLARFHQKQKDIKVNLLNGNTEQIENALINKEIEIGIVEGQSKNQSIKYIPFLKDELVLVCNVNNPFAKKNEVSVEDLKAMKFITRERGSGTLEVIEFALKQIGFKITDLQIEMQLGSTESIKSYLLNSDCFAFMSIHAVDKELKNNELMVLDVENLSVERYFYIITLLGKTDSLSELFIQSISSYYNLVL, from the coding sequence ATGGATTTCAGGCTAAAAGTATTCTATACCGTTGCGCTCCGTTTAAATTTTACAAAAGCGGCTACAGAATTATATATCTCGCAGCCAGCAGTTTCGAAACACATTCAGGAACTGGAAGAAACTTATAAAACAAAGCTTTTCGAACGTAATGGTTCTAAAATTGCCTTAACTCCTGCCGGAGAAATTCTATTAAAACATACCAAAAATATCTTCGAAATTTATCGTGAAATTGATTTTGATATGAGTTCGTTTATTAACGAACGTCAGGGTTTATTGCGTTTGGGAGCAAGTACAACAATTGCACAATATTTAATTTCTCCAGTTTTGGCTCGTTTTCATCAAAAGCAAAAAGATATAAAAGTCAATTTGTTAAACGGAAATACTGAGCAAATCGAAAATGCTTTAATCAATAAAGAAATAGAAATAGGAATTGTAGAAGGACAATCTAAAAACCAATCTATTAAATATATTCCGTTTTTGAAAGACGAGTTGGTTTTGGTATGTAATGTCAATAATCCTTTTGCAAAGAAAAATGAAGTTTCGGTTGAAGATTTAAAAGCAATGAAATTCATAACTCGTGAACGTGGTTCTGGAACACTTGAAGTTATAGAATTTGCTTTGAAACAAATTGGTTTTAAAATAACTGATTTACAAATCGAAATGCAATTAGGAAGCACAGAAAGCATAAAATCATATTTATTAAATTCTGATTGTTTTGCTTTTATGTCAATACACGCAGTAGATAAAGAGCTTAAGAATAACGAACTTATGGTTCTTGATGTAGAAAATTTATCTGTCGAAAGGTATTTCTATATCATCACTTTGCTAGGAAAAACAGATTCATTGTCAGAACTTTTTATTCAGAGTATTTCTTCTTACTATAACTTAGTGTTATAG